The Drosophila biarmipes strain raj3 chromosome 2L, RU_DBia_V1.1, whole genome shotgun sequence genome has a window encoding:
- the LOC108036094 gene encoding vascular endothelial growth factor receptor 1 isoform X10 — protein MALLIRTTLLPLLLIAWIPWSEAIPLQAFSPDPDDSTENCGGENGAPLMTPCKSSIILEAQTSSTLKCEGEEPLTWWTGSVDNLQGYPGDQFNNTEDPARPYGTSLTLFEVTAEDVGAYYCVKDSEYQKISEKSDEAMVELVNRGLASSIYVYVNDPNSKLAAAMSSINALQYTDVVIPCRPAMPDTEVWLETNNGETYSSTSVGRYDPKRGFTIEIRSITDGGEYYCRPNPPFPHNEEEYTSVEVHFIESGKPLPKPVIKTSGDHHVITDTNFTLVCEQSALIESLYEIAWDIPSRDRSRISITTAETDPKTRNSTHQLGRSTLTVMDAQRSDSGTYKCITTDKTQNTKYFVSYLIRVIGPNESYLNVYEPSGHYNVQEMANRTIQMRANFEGYPTPSFAWFKPDGTEVRQAEHNFKIFSEELGTMLQVLNAQLQDSGTYILRGSNAFQTVVREYNVSVSDGPVLSMADTYVQVGSVARLECTVLSYPPAFVTFFFRSCSLEPRWPTCSIHQKNFSIPEERAKYKFLTKARPGKLSVESIYEVSFLPTDPGILTCVAENKVNGKELRSLTSAHVLLGNISENMTIHGFDKSHKIAKEEYVSFTCEALAYHFDGNLQWLLNGEDLKETELVRTETSPTNYSYRSTIHITTISDQDQGTYECRAYHNSNHSLYSSREIFLSVYDPFAPQWLDTSLKDHNKIKRKLGQGVELDCASNAIPAAKVRWYKDDKELNEAKFRNITANDSKLTIIFLYPGDEGVYKCQVENRLDRIERSFTVVITDLPGISMAWVWFGLILFLILIGLCVFLAIRYQKEHKRHLELKAAGLANFEEGAVAHINPDMTLDEQAEFLPYNRQFEFPRANLTLGKQLGAGAFGVVLKGEAIGIRKEEPSTTVAVKMVKRTADNEVVRALVSELKIMVHMGQHLNVVNLLGAVTKNIAKRELMVIVEYCRFGNIQNFLMKNRKCFINQINPDTDHIDPSIMTQRISDNFDLHRNSDNDPRSGTRAGRPGSGTATYSYERQMDTCATVMTTVPEDDLIMSNNSVQPAWRSNYKTDSNEAMTVTTVDLISWAFQVARGMDYLASRKVLHGDLAARNILLCENNVVKICDFGLARSMYRTDNYKKSESGKLPIKWLALESLSDHVFSTYSDVWSYGIVLWEMFSLAKVPYPGIDPNQELFNKLNDGYRMEKPPYANQELYEIMLECWRKNPESRPLFPELEQRFAKMLGEDVANHYLDLNTPYMETNIESTKNQTTDYLGLMGSPDEVAPSAPRYVNGLVVPKIHICESPDDYTPMNPANSEPDASTAIFSPTRLENEGSDFQDFSSETTFQFPGERQSPTLSNNLNSGSSKPLRKKNGLPTVDAADQAPEEIPMLQRRSTGSEESPEQGRRFNQALKQQYVTPTPSPRHHVETKLNGDSSESYVNVKPPRKNIPGKTATGGGGAPTDAFSNPSYQPLSTVNEKEQRRY, from the exons ATGGCACTGCTTATAAGGACGACTCTGCTGCCCCTGCTCCTGATCGCCTGGATCCCCTGGAGCGAAGCAA TACCGCTGCAGGCGTTCTCTCCGGATCCCGATGATAGTACCGAGAACTGCGGCGGCGAGAATGGAGCTCCCCTGATGACGCCCTGCAAGAGCTCCATAATCCTGGAGGCCCAGACAAGCTCGACGCTGAAGTGCGAGGGCGAGGAGCCGCTGACCTGGTGGACCGGCTCGGTAGACAACCTCCAGGGGTACCCGGGGGATCAATTTAATAATACGGAGGACCCGGCACGACCATATGGCACCAGCCTAACACTCTTCGAGGTGACGGCCGAGGACGTGGGTGCGTATTATTGCGTCAAGGATTCGGAATACCAGAAGATCTCCGAAAAGTCGGACGAGGCGATGGTCGAGCTGGTGAACCGGGGCCTGGCCAGCTCCATCTACGTGTATGTGAACGACCCAAATAGCAAATTGGCAGCCGCCATGAGCTCCATAAATGCCCTGCAATACACCGACGTTGTGATACCCTGCAGACCGGCAATGCCCGACACAGAAGTGTGgctggagaccaacaatggagag ACATATTCCAGCACATCGGTCGGTCGATACGACCCGAAAAGGGGATTCACCATCGAAATCCGCAGCATCACGGATGGCGGCGAGTACTACTGTCGGCCAAATCCGCCCTTCCCGCACAACGAAGAGGAGTATACCAGCGTAGAAGTGCACTTTATTG AAAGCGGCAAGCCCCTGCCAAAGCCGGTGATCAAGACCTCCGGGGACCACCACGTTATCACGGACACCAACTTCACCCTGGTGTGCGAACAGTCGGCCTTGATTGAGTCATTGTACGAAATCGCCTGGGATATACCGTCTCGGGATAGG AGTCGCATTAGTATTACCACAGCAGAAACCGATCCCAAGACTAGGAACAGCACTCACCAGCTGGGCAGGAGCACTTTGACGGTTATGGACGCTCAACGCTCAGATTCCGGCACTTACAAGTGTATCACCACCGATAAAAcccaaaatacaaaatacttcGTCAGCTACTTGATTAGAGTTATAG GTCCAAACGAAAGCTACCTGAATGTGTACGAGCCCTCGGGTCATTATAACGTACAGGAAATGGCAAACCGTACGATCCAGATGAGGGCCAACTTCGAGGGCTATCCGACGCCCTCCTTCGCCTGGTTCAAGCCAGACGGAACCGAAGTCCGTCAGGCGGAGCACAACTTCAAGATCTTCTCCGAGGAGCTGGGCACAATGCTCCAGGTGCTCAATGCCCAGCTGCAGGACAGCGGCACCTACATCCTGCGGGGCTCCAATGCTTTTCAGACCGTGGTGCGGGAGTACAACGTTAGTGTGAGTGACGGTCCGGTCCTGAGCATGGCGGACACGTACGTCCAGGTGGGATCCGTCGCCCGACTGGAGTGCACTGTCCTTTCCTACCCGCCGGCGTTCGTCACCTTCTTCTTCCGTTCCTGCAGCCTGGAGCCCCGTTGGCCCACGTGCTCCATTCACCAAAAGAACTTTAGC ATACCAGAGGAACGGGCGAAATATAAG TTCCTGACGAAGGCGAGACCGGGAAAACTAAGTGTGGAAAGCATATACGAGGTGTCCTTCCTGCCCACGGATCCTGGAATACTGACCTGTGTTGCCGAGAACAAGGTGAATGGAAAGGAGCTAAGATCCTTGACCTCGGCTCATGTGTTGCTGGGTAATATTTCCGAGAACATGACCATCCATGGCTTCGATAAGAGTCACAAGATCGCTAAGGAGGAGTATGTGAGCTTCACCTGCGAGGCGCTGGCCTATCACTTCGATGGCAATCTGCAATGGCTCCTCAACGGCGAGGATTTAAAGGAAACCGAAC TTGTCCGAACTGAAACCAGTCCTACCAACTACTCCTACAGGAGCACCATACACATAACTACGATTTCCGACCAGGATCAAGGAACCTACGAGTGCCGAGCCTATCACAATTCGAACCATTCCTTATACAGCAGTCGCGAGATATTCCTCAGCGTCTACGATCCTTTTGCCCCCCAGTGGCTGGATACCAGCCTAAAGGACCACAACAAAATAAAGCGAAAATTGGGCCAGGGCGTGGAGCTGGATTGCGCCTCCAATGCGATTCCCGCGGCCAAGGTGCGTTGGTACAAGGACGACAAGGAGCTGAACGAAGCCAAATTCAGAAACATCACTGCAAACGATTCCAAGCTGACGATCATATTCCTGTATCCCGGCGATGAGGGCGTCTATAAATGCCAAGTGGAGAACAGGTTGGACAGGATCGAGAGGTCCTTCACCGTGGTTATTACGG ATCTTCCCGGCATCAGCATGGCCTGGGTGTGGTTCGGTCTGATACTTTTCCTCATCCTGATCGGCCTGTGCGTCTTCCTGGCCATTCGCTACCAGAAGGAGCACAAACGGCACCTTGAACTGAAGGCAGCTGGCCTGGCCAACTTCGAGGAGGGGGCCGTGGCCCACATTAATCCCGACATGACCTTGGATGAGCAGGCGGAATTCTTGCCCTACAATCGCCAATTTGAATTCCCGCGGGCGAACCTGACGCTGGGCAAGCAGCTGGGAGCCGGAGCCTTTGGCGTGGTGCTCAAGGGAGAAGCCATAGGAATCCGCAAGGAGGAGCCCAGCACCACGGTGGCCGTGAAGATGGTCAAGCGAACGGCCGACAACGAGGTGGTCAGGGCACTGGTCTCCGAGCTCAAGATAATGGTCCACATGGGCCAGCACTTGAATGTGGTCAATCTCCTGGGAGCCGTCACCAAAAACATTGCAAAAC GCGAACTCATGGTCATCGTTGAGTACTGTCGCTTTGGCAACATTCAGAACTTCCTGATGAAAAACCGGAAGTGCTTCATCAACCAAATCAATCCGGACACCGACCACATAGATCCCTCCATCATGACCCAGCGCATTTCCGATAACTTTGACCTGCACCG GAACTCGGACAATGATCCCCGGTCGGGCACCCGAGCCGGACGTCCCGGATCCGGAACGGCCACCTACAGCTATGAGCGGCAGATGGACACCTGTGCCACCGTGATGACCACAGTGCCGGAGG ATGACCTAATAATGTCAAATAACTCCGTGCAACCCGCCTGGCGTTCCAACTACAAGACGGACTCCAACGAGGCGATGACAGTGACCACTGTGGACCTGATCAGTTGGGCCTTCCAGGTGGCCCGCGGCATGGATTACCTGGCCTCCAGGAAGGTGTTGCACGGTGATCTGGCTGCCAGGAACATTCTCCTCTGCGAGAACAATGTGGTCAAGATCTGCGACTTTGGTCTAGCTCGGTCCATGTACCGAACGGACAACTACAAAAAGTCgg AGAGTGGCAAACTGCCGATTAAGTGGCTTGCGCTAGAGTCCCTCAGCGATCATGTCTTCAGCACCTACAGCGACGTTTGGTCCTACGGAATTGTCCTGTGGGAGATGTTCTCGCTGGCCAAGGTTCCGTATCCGGGCATAGATCCCAACCAGGAGCTGTTCAACAAGCTGAACGATGGCTACCGCATGGAGAAGCCGCCGTATGCCAATCAAGAGCTCTACGAGATTATGCTTGAGTGCTGGCGGAAGAA tcCCGAGAGCCGACCTTTGTTCCCTGAGCTGGAGCAGCGTTTTGCCAAAATGCTGGGCGAAGATGTGGCCAAT CACTACCTGGACCTGAACACTCCGTACATGGAGACCAACATAGAGAGCACGAAGAACCAAACTACGGATTATCTGGGCCTGATGGGATCACCAGACGAAGTGGCGCCGTCGGCTCCGCGCTACGTTAACGGGCTCGTGGTACCCAAAATCC ACATCTGTGAGTCGCCGGATGACTACACTCCGATGAACCCGGCGAATTCCGAACCCGATGCCAGCACCGCCATCTTCTCACCCACGCGCCTTGAAAACGAAGGCTCCGACTTCCAGGACTTCTCAAGCGAAACCACTTTTCAATTCCCAGGAGAGCGTCAGTCTCCGACGTTGAGTAACAACCTGAACAGTGGATCGAGCAAGCCGCTCCGCAAGAAGAACGGTCTGCCCACAGTGGATGCGGCGGACCAGGCGCCCGAGGAGATACCCATGCTGCAGCGCCGCTCCACGGGATCGGAGGAGAGTCCGGAGCAGGGCAGACGGTTCAACCAGGCCCTCAAGCAGCAGTACGTCACTCCGACGCCCTCGCCCCGCCATCACGTGGAGACCAAACTCAATGGCGACTCCTCCGAAAGCTATGTGAATGTGAAGCCGCCCAGGAAGAATATACCCGGCAAAACAGCAACCGGTGGCGGGGGTGCGCCCACGGATGCCTTCTCCAATCCCAGCTACCAGCCACTGTCCACCGTCAACGAGAAGGAGCAGCGAAGGTACTAG
- the LOC108036094 gene encoding vascular endothelial growth factor receptor 1 isoform X8, whose translation MALLIRTTLLPLLLIAWIPWSEAIPLQAFSPDPDDSTENCGGENGAPLMTPCKSSIILEAQTSSTLKCEGEEPLTWWTGSVDNLQGYPGDQFNNTEDPARPYGTSLTLFEVTAEDVGAYYCVKDSEYQKISEKSDEAMVELVNRGLASSIYVYVNDPNSKLAAAMSSINALQYTDVVIPCRPAMPDTEVWLETNNGENARWLIRSNGQIQGSPKFFRSVRYHPRWGFTFGVTSRMDGYMYCNSTNHFKLIDVFYTAKSGKPLPKPVIKTSGDHHVITDTNFTLVCEQSALIESLYEIAWDIPSRDRSRISITTAETDPKTRNSTHQLGRSTLTVMDAQRSDSGTYKCITTDKTQNTKYFVSYLIRVIGPNESYLNVYEPSGHYNVQEMANRTIQMRANFEGYPTPSFAWFKPDGTEVRQAEHNFKIFSEELGTMLQVLNAQLQDSGTYILRGSNAFQTVVREYNVSVSDGPVLSMADTYVQVGSVARLECTVLSYPPAFVTFFFRSCSLEPRWPTCSIHQKNFSFLTKARPGKLSVESIYEVSFLPTDPGILTCVAENKVNGKELRSLTSAHVLLGNISENMTIHGFDKSHKIAKEEYVSFTCEALAYHFDGNLQWLLNGEDLKETELVRTETSPTNYSYRSTIHITTISDQDQGTYECRAYHNSNHSLYSSREIFLSVYDPFAPQWLDTSLKDHNKIKRKLGQGVELDCASNAIPAAKVRWYKDDKELNEAKFRNITANDSKLTIIFLYPGDEGVYKCQVENRLDRIERSFTVVITDLPGISMAWVWFGLILFLILIGLCVFLAIRYQKEHKRHLELKAAGLANFEEGAVAHINPDMTLDEQAEFLPYNRQFEFPRANLTLGKQLGAGAFGVVLKGEAIGIRKEEPSTTVAVKMVKRTADNEVVRALVSELKIMVHMGQHLNVVNLLGAVTKNIAKRELMVIVEYCRFGNIQNFLMKNRKCFINQINPDTDHIDPSIMTQRISDNFDLHRDANGGGGGGGLKYANIGFPIHTYVNEPHNNNTQPPTHRRNSDNDPRSGTRAGRPGSGTATYSYERQMDTCATVMTTVPEDDLIMSNNSVQPAWRSNYKTDSNEAMTVTTVDLISWAFQVARGMDYLASRKVLHGDLAARNILLCENNVVKICDFGLARSMYRTDNYKKSESGKLPIKWLALESLSDHVFSTYSDVWSYGIVLWEMFSLAKVPYPGIDPNQELFNKLNDGYRMEKPPYANQELYEIMLECWRKNPESRPLFPELEQRFAKMLGEDVANHYLDLNTPYMETNIESTKNQTTDYLGLMGSPDEVAPSAPRYVNGLVVPKIHICESPDDYTPMNPANSEPDASTAIFSPTRLENEGSDFQDFSSETTFQFPGERQSPTLSNNLNSGSSKPLRKKNGLPTVDAADQAPEEIPMLQRRSTGSEESPEQGRRFNQALKQQYVTPTPSPRHHVETKLNGDSSESYVNVKPPRKNIPGKTATGGGGAPTDAFSNPSYQPLSTVNEKEQRRY comes from the exons ATGGCACTGCTTATAAGGACGACTCTGCTGCCCCTGCTCCTGATCGCCTGGATCCCCTGGAGCGAAGCAA TACCGCTGCAGGCGTTCTCTCCGGATCCCGATGATAGTACCGAGAACTGCGGCGGCGAGAATGGAGCTCCCCTGATGACGCCCTGCAAGAGCTCCATAATCCTGGAGGCCCAGACAAGCTCGACGCTGAAGTGCGAGGGCGAGGAGCCGCTGACCTGGTGGACCGGCTCGGTAGACAACCTCCAGGGGTACCCGGGGGATCAATTTAATAATACGGAGGACCCGGCACGACCATATGGCACCAGCCTAACACTCTTCGAGGTGACGGCCGAGGACGTGGGTGCGTATTATTGCGTCAAGGATTCGGAATACCAGAAGATCTCCGAAAAGTCGGACGAGGCGATGGTCGAGCTGGTGAACCGGGGCCTGGCCAGCTCCATCTACGTGTATGTGAACGACCCAAATAGCAAATTGGCAGCCGCCATGAGCTCCATAAATGCCCTGCAATACACCGACGTTGTGATACCCTGCAGACCGGCAATGCCCGACACAGAAGTGTGgctggagaccaacaatggagag AACGCACGATGGCTAATCCGATCGAATGGTCAGATTCAGGGGAGTCCGAAGTTCTTCAGGAGCGTGAGGTACCACCCCAGGTGGGGCTTCACCTTCGGGGTCACTAGCCGTATGGACGGCTACATGTATTGCAATTCGACGAACCATTTCAAACTCATTGACGTGTTCTACACTGCGA AAAGCGGCAAGCCCCTGCCAAAGCCGGTGATCAAGACCTCCGGGGACCACCACGTTATCACGGACACCAACTTCACCCTGGTGTGCGAACAGTCGGCCTTGATTGAGTCATTGTACGAAATCGCCTGGGATATACCGTCTCGGGATAGG AGTCGCATTAGTATTACCACAGCAGAAACCGATCCCAAGACTAGGAACAGCACTCACCAGCTGGGCAGGAGCACTTTGACGGTTATGGACGCTCAACGCTCAGATTCCGGCACTTACAAGTGTATCACCACCGATAAAAcccaaaatacaaaatacttcGTCAGCTACTTGATTAGAGTTATAG GTCCAAACGAAAGCTACCTGAATGTGTACGAGCCCTCGGGTCATTATAACGTACAGGAAATGGCAAACCGTACGATCCAGATGAGGGCCAACTTCGAGGGCTATCCGACGCCCTCCTTCGCCTGGTTCAAGCCAGACGGAACCGAAGTCCGTCAGGCGGAGCACAACTTCAAGATCTTCTCCGAGGAGCTGGGCACAATGCTCCAGGTGCTCAATGCCCAGCTGCAGGACAGCGGCACCTACATCCTGCGGGGCTCCAATGCTTTTCAGACCGTGGTGCGGGAGTACAACGTTAGTGTGAGTGACGGTCCGGTCCTGAGCATGGCGGACACGTACGTCCAGGTGGGATCCGTCGCCCGACTGGAGTGCACTGTCCTTTCCTACCCGCCGGCGTTCGTCACCTTCTTCTTCCGTTCCTGCAGCCTGGAGCCCCGTTGGCCCACGTGCTCCATTCACCAAAAGAACTTTAGC TTCCTGACGAAGGCGAGACCGGGAAAACTAAGTGTGGAAAGCATATACGAGGTGTCCTTCCTGCCCACGGATCCTGGAATACTGACCTGTGTTGCCGAGAACAAGGTGAATGGAAAGGAGCTAAGATCCTTGACCTCGGCTCATGTGTTGCTGGGTAATATTTCCGAGAACATGACCATCCATGGCTTCGATAAGAGTCACAAGATCGCTAAGGAGGAGTATGTGAGCTTCACCTGCGAGGCGCTGGCCTATCACTTCGATGGCAATCTGCAATGGCTCCTCAACGGCGAGGATTTAAAGGAAACCGAAC TTGTCCGAACTGAAACCAGTCCTACCAACTACTCCTACAGGAGCACCATACACATAACTACGATTTCCGACCAGGATCAAGGAACCTACGAGTGCCGAGCCTATCACAATTCGAACCATTCCTTATACAGCAGTCGCGAGATATTCCTCAGCGTCTACGATCCTTTTGCCCCCCAGTGGCTGGATACCAGCCTAAAGGACCACAACAAAATAAAGCGAAAATTGGGCCAGGGCGTGGAGCTGGATTGCGCCTCCAATGCGATTCCCGCGGCCAAGGTGCGTTGGTACAAGGACGACAAGGAGCTGAACGAAGCCAAATTCAGAAACATCACTGCAAACGATTCCAAGCTGACGATCATATTCCTGTATCCCGGCGATGAGGGCGTCTATAAATGCCAAGTGGAGAACAGGTTGGACAGGATCGAGAGGTCCTTCACCGTGGTTATTACGG ATCTTCCCGGCATCAGCATGGCCTGGGTGTGGTTCGGTCTGATACTTTTCCTCATCCTGATCGGCCTGTGCGTCTTCCTGGCCATTCGCTACCAGAAGGAGCACAAACGGCACCTTGAACTGAAGGCAGCTGGCCTGGCCAACTTCGAGGAGGGGGCCGTGGCCCACATTAATCCCGACATGACCTTGGATGAGCAGGCGGAATTCTTGCCCTACAATCGCCAATTTGAATTCCCGCGGGCGAACCTGACGCTGGGCAAGCAGCTGGGAGCCGGAGCCTTTGGCGTGGTGCTCAAGGGAGAAGCCATAGGAATCCGCAAGGAGGAGCCCAGCACCACGGTGGCCGTGAAGATGGTCAAGCGAACGGCCGACAACGAGGTGGTCAGGGCACTGGTCTCCGAGCTCAAGATAATGGTCCACATGGGCCAGCACTTGAATGTGGTCAATCTCCTGGGAGCCGTCACCAAAAACATTGCAAAAC GCGAACTCATGGTCATCGTTGAGTACTGTCGCTTTGGCAACATTCAGAACTTCCTGATGAAAAACCGGAAGTGCTTCATCAACCAAATCAATCCGGACACCGACCACATAGATCCCTCCATCATGACCCAGCGCATTTCCGATAACTTTGACCTGCACCG CGATGCGaatggtggtggtggtggtggtggcttGAAGTACGCCAATATCGGTTTCCCGATCCACACGTACGTCAATGAACCGCACAACAATAACACGCAACCGCCAACTCACCGCAGGAACTCGGACAATGATCCCCGGTCGGGCACCCGAGCCGGACGTCCCGGATCCGGAACGGCCACCTACAGCTATGAGCGGCAGATGGACACCTGTGCCACCGTGATGACCACAGTGCCGGAGG ATGACCTAATAATGTCAAATAACTCCGTGCAACCCGCCTGGCGTTCCAACTACAAGACGGACTCCAACGAGGCGATGACAGTGACCACTGTGGACCTGATCAGTTGGGCCTTCCAGGTGGCCCGCGGCATGGATTACCTGGCCTCCAGGAAGGTGTTGCACGGTGATCTGGCTGCCAGGAACATTCTCCTCTGCGAGAACAATGTGGTCAAGATCTGCGACTTTGGTCTAGCTCGGTCCATGTACCGAACGGACAACTACAAAAAGTCgg AGAGTGGCAAACTGCCGATTAAGTGGCTTGCGCTAGAGTCCCTCAGCGATCATGTCTTCAGCACCTACAGCGACGTTTGGTCCTACGGAATTGTCCTGTGGGAGATGTTCTCGCTGGCCAAGGTTCCGTATCCGGGCATAGATCCCAACCAGGAGCTGTTCAACAAGCTGAACGATGGCTACCGCATGGAGAAGCCGCCGTATGCCAATCAAGAGCTCTACGAGATTATGCTTGAGTGCTGGCGGAAGAA tcCCGAGAGCCGACCTTTGTTCCCTGAGCTGGAGCAGCGTTTTGCCAAAATGCTGGGCGAAGATGTGGCCAAT CACTACCTGGACCTGAACACTCCGTACATGGAGACCAACATAGAGAGCACGAAGAACCAAACTACGGATTATCTGGGCCTGATGGGATCACCAGACGAAGTGGCGCCGTCGGCTCCGCGCTACGTTAACGGGCTCGTGGTACCCAAAATCC ACATCTGTGAGTCGCCGGATGACTACACTCCGATGAACCCGGCGAATTCCGAACCCGATGCCAGCACCGCCATCTTCTCACCCACGCGCCTTGAAAACGAAGGCTCCGACTTCCAGGACTTCTCAAGCGAAACCACTTTTCAATTCCCAGGAGAGCGTCAGTCTCCGACGTTGAGTAACAACCTGAACAGTGGATCGAGCAAGCCGCTCCGCAAGAAGAACGGTCTGCCCACAGTGGATGCGGCGGACCAGGCGCCCGAGGAGATACCCATGCTGCAGCGCCGCTCCACGGGATCGGAGGAGAGTCCGGAGCAGGGCAGACGGTTCAACCAGGCCCTCAAGCAGCAGTACGTCACTCCGACGCCCTCGCCCCGCCATCACGTGGAGACCAAACTCAATGGCGACTCCTCCGAAAGCTATGTGAATGTGAAGCCGCCCAGGAAGAATATACCCGGCAAAACAGCAACCGGTGGCGGGGGTGCGCCCACGGATGCCTTCTCCAATCCCAGCTACCAGCCACTGTCCACCGTCAACGAGAAGGAGCAGCGAAGGTACTAG